The Solanum pennellii chromosome 11, SPENNV200 sequence TATGAAGCTTGTCTCTCTTAAGTGCTACTGTTTTCTTTCGCTGCAGGTATATGCGTCCTGAAACAGCACAAggtatatttgtaaattttagaGATTTATACTATTATAATGGAAACAAGCTTCCTTTTGCTGCTGCTCAAATTGGTCAGGCTTTTAGAAATGAGGTCACAAgccttacttttcttttgtgaattaCAGTATCTTTCTGCACTTCCTTTGTGCCTATTTTTCTGGATTTGGTTATGCTATGTGTGTTGGTAATCTTTAGAACCAAATTGAGCTAGTTAAGACTCTTTTTGACATCAGATATGCACATTATTTTTGCAAAAGAAAGTAAGcagtaattaatttttgtagaaTTTGTCTGTACAGATATCTCCCCGACAAGGTCTTCTTAGAGTCCGTGAGTTCACTCTGGCAGAAATCGAACATTTTGTTGATCCCCAGGACAAATCTCATCCAAAATTTTCAGATGTTGCAAAATTGGAGTTTCTAATGTTTCCTAGAGATGACCAAGTGTCTGGACAGTGTGCAAAGAAACTACAGCTTGGTGAAGCTGTTTCTCGAGTGAGTTTCCTTTTTGTCCTGACTCTTTCCTCTTTCTTGCCCTTGTATATGCAAGCCATAACATCACTATCTGAATCCATTTTGGGCAGGGAACTGTCAATAATGAAACACTTGGGTACTTTATCGGGAGAGTCTATCTTTTCCTAACACGACTTGGAATTGACAAAGACCGTATGCGTTTCCGTCAGCATCTTGCAAATGAGATGGCTCACTATGCTGCAGATTGTTGGGATGCTGAAATTGAGAGTTCTTACGGTTGGATTGAATGTGTTGGTATTGCTGATAGATCTGCATATGATTTACGTGCCCATTCGGTAAAAGTTTAACCCGtgttttatcttattttgatttatttttggatAGTTGTGGTTGACCTGTGAATGTTTTGTGAATCGAAGAACTTTTGTCTGGGAAACACCCTCAAACCATGTCTGAAATATTAGTATTAGCATTTTGCAAGGCTTTAAAGAACTTCTAAAATAATGTTCTTGGAGAATATTTTCCAAGATTCTAAATAAGGTGCCTCAAATTAAATCACCGTAGGTCCTTCTGTAAAGAATTTATTTGGCAGAACTCATCGTAAGGGAAATAAGCAGCGGTTTGTGCTTCTTAAACTTAACATGATGAACGTCTAAAGACATTATCCAGCTTTGGGATGAGGATGGCGAGCAAGGAACTATTGGTAATGCTTTTGCATTGTCTAAAGTGGTCATTTTTTAATCCAACAAGTGCCTTGAATACTTGACTGAATGTCTTCATAAGCTTAACATAGAAGCACCTTTGAGAAATCAGTTTTGTCATTGATGGGGTGTTGTAGATGGGTTTTGAATAACTTGTGAATTTTAGAGTCCTTCTAACCCATTTTTTATGCAGATTCTCAGCTCTctgtattttattctttttcatctttGTATATGTACTCTACCAACTTTTTGATTCCTTAATGTGTcttccaatttgcatcactctTTACTGACAAAACTGATGTTATGTATACCATATGTGTTTTCCATTTTGAACGAAAAGCATCAGTGATGACATTTATGACTTGGACCTTTTTAGAAATTCATTACAATGTCACTGATCAAAAAATGAATTCTGAATGTCAGCATATAATTTAACTTCTTAAAGTATTTTTCTCCTTGGTGATCTGGATATTATCTTGCATGTGCTGATAACATGTTGATCATTTTTGGGTGACAGGAAAAAAGTTCTGTTGCTCTTGTGGCTCAAGAGAAATTCTCCGAACCAAGAGAAGTAGAGGTAGCTGTTTATTTAAGCTAATTTTCTTTCATGAATACAATTGGTGTTCATTTTGGTGACCATCTGATTATAATTGTTTGTGTAACATCAGAAACTGGTCATAACACCAATCAAGAAGGAGCTTGGACTGGCATTCAAGGGGAACCAAAAAATGGTGACCGAAGCCTTGGAGGTGTGCATTCATCCCCTCAACCTATTTTAATTGAAGTCAAGCATCTGCCGTGTTTACCTCATTGAAGCATTTCATGATTGCATTGCTTTGTTGAAATGAAACTGGCAACCATGCTGATTGCAGCGGTGTATTCTTTTTATACTTTCTGCTAGTCTCCTAATAATAACGTTTTTAATCGGAAATTCAACATTCAATTGATTTCTGTTCAATCTTTCACCCCGATGATCCTTTTGATGAGTGTTTGGGGAAAAGAAGGAAGAGTTCCAAAGGTTGATGTCTTCTTTTATAGGAATTATTGCAAGCAAGATTACCAGTTGGCTTCTAAATCAACCTGACTGTTTTAGCTACTAACACATATATCCATAGGAAAGGAATAAGTTCTTCGAATTTTGATGAATGATTTCACTAGCTTAAGAGCCAAAATTGTTTGTGAATCCTTGACCCAAGAACCTCTCTTAATCAGCAATTGGGGTAAAAAAATAGCCTCCAGACGAACTCTCTGTTATTGTTGTACTATCTAGCTGCTGAGGCTAGTTTGCTTTTAAAATTTTGCATTTAAGGCCTATGGATGGTTGAAGAATGACAGCTGCTTTGACAAGACACTGCTATGTTTTGGATATAGATAAAATTATAACAATGGCATTATAATGGTAGTGTACACTGTACAGCTGTCAACCCAAATTCAACCTTGAGAAGTCCTCAATCTCTAACTAAACTAGAGTATCAACTTATTGTCCATTCTTGAATAAATTTTCTTGAATGCTTACTCTGTTTCATTAAGAATACTTGCAATAAGTTTTATGAGCTAGAAAAAGACggtaaataagaaataaagacTCCACAACAATTATGCCTTAGTTCCAAGCGAGCTGGGGTCAGTCGGTCAGCTCTATGAATTCTCACCGACTCCATTTCAGCTCAACTCATGTTATTGTATTTTAAGGTAATTTTGGCTTAACTTTTAGGCTGCTAATAGAAGACAGACTATCGATCTTTTTCCTCCAGTATTTGAAGAGctatatttgaaaagaaagtaATGCTAAGTTGTTTTGCTTGCCTTTGTTTATGTCAGGCAATGGAAGAAAAGGTGGCTATGGAGATGAAGGCTGATCTGGAATCCAAGGGGGAGGTGGAGTTTCATGTATGTACCCTCGGGAAGAATGTCTCCATTAAGAAAAACATGGTCTCTATTTCCaaggaaataaaaaaagagCACCAGAGAGTGTTTACACCTTCTGTGATTGAGCCCTCGTTTGGAATCGGGCGGATAATATATTGTCTTTATGAGCATTCATTCTACACAAGGCCAAGTAAAGCTGGGGACGAGCAGCTAAATGTCTTCAGCTTCCCACCCCTTGTGGCTCCCATCAAATGCACTGTTTTTCCACTGGTTCAGAATCAAAAGTATGAAGAAGTAGCCAAGTTACTCTCAAAGTCTTTGACTGCTGCTGGAATCTCACATAAGATTGATATAACAGGTGTGTGCTACTGAGAGTATTTAAACTGATTCCTTTCTGTGATGAGAAAATGGATTCTTGAGAAGAGGAGTGAGACCATTGTTAGTTTTAGTCCCTATATGATACTCTGCCTTTCATTGTGCCCTGATGTACTTGTTCCTTACCCCTTATAGTAGACATGAACGCTACTTGCATTCAGTACATACTCGGTTGTCAAACTCTACCTTAATTCCCTCCCCCCCCTCCCCCCNNNNNNNNNNNNNNNNNNNNNNNNNNNNNNNNNNNNNNNNNNNNNNNNNNNNNNNNNNNNNNNNNNNNNNNNNNNNNNNNNNNNNNNNNNNNNNNNNNNNNNNNNNNNNNNNNNNNNNNNNNNNNNNNNNNNNNNNNNNNNNNNNNNNNNNNNNNNNNNNNNNNNNNNNNNNNNNNNNNNNNNNNNNNNNNNNNNNNNNNNNNNNNNNNNNNNNNNNNNNNNNNNNNNNNNNNNNNNNNNNNNNNNNNNNNNNNNNNNNNNNNNNNNNNNNNNNNNNNNNNNNNNNNNNNNNNNNNNNNNNNNNNNNNNNNNNNNNNNNNNNNNNNNNNNNNNNNNNNNNNNNNNNNNNNNNNNNNNNNNNNNNNNNNNNNNNNNNNNNNNNNNNNNNNNNNNNNNNNNNNNNNNNNNNNNNNNNNNNNNNNNNNNNNNNNNNNNNNNNNNNNNNNNNNNNNNNNNNNNNNNNNNNNNNNNNNNNNNNNNNNNNNNNNNNNNNNNNNNNNNNNNNNNNNNNNNNNNNNNNNNNNNNNNNNNNNNNNNNNNNNNNNNNNNNNNNNNCCCCCTTTATTGACTAGATAATTGGATCATTCTTGGTAGCTTGTCCAGATTGTTTTGTGCATCATTTGTTTCTATGTATACACACTGGTGTAGTTCTTTCTGCTGGAACATTTCGctttctcttatgttttctagaCATATGTTCAATTTAATATGCTGCTGTTATTGTGACTTTAGTCCTATCTGTATATAGAGGTGACGAAATAAAGACATTTCACATTATGAGTGGAAGCATATAAGCATTATCTGCTCTGATCTGATGCTATATCGTTATTTAGATGCTCCTTGTTTCATTTGAAATTGACAGTATGAAAAAGCCCAATGGTAGTTCGACTGATCGTAGCCCTAGGGTGGCGCCTATCCCCGTCCTCTGAAATGAGGCACTGTTATTCTGTTGTGGCATTTTTATCCATACTAATTGTTGTCAATTACATTACAGGTACTTCGATAGGGAAAAGATATGCAAGAACAGATGAACTTGGTGTTCCCTTTGCCATCACTGTCGATTCAACGTCATCAGTGACAGTACGAGAGAGGGATAGCAAAGATCAGGTCCGGGTAGATGTGGAGAAGGTAGCGTCAGTTGTGAGGGAAGTGACTGATGGATTGAGCTCTTGGGCAGATGTTTTGAAGATGTATCCTCTACATTCTTCAGAGACTGCAGAGGAGTGAATCATCAAATGATGATAGCATTTATACCATTTTTATCACTTCCAGAAAATCTTGTCCCTTGTCCTGACTTCAGGAATTTTTATAGACCTATTTAACTTCTTTAAATTTGAAGCCCTTAATTTTACTTACTATAATTACCTATATAATACTCAATGTACTATGAAATTATTTACAAGACTACACATGTATTTTATTCGCTTCCATACGTTTTTATAAGGGTAAGAGCAACCTGCTTATAGAATGCAATGATCACTAAAAAAGTTGCAAACGTAAAGTAGCCGCTTAAAATTTTGACTATAAAATTTatgcaaattttatttatatctcGAGAAGATAAATGTTATTTTGAATAGATGACCGAACGAATAATGAAAATAGTGCTGTAGTAGTCACAAATAAAAGTAACAGCAATATAACATGAGGTAGTGGTGACGAGCAGAAACAATAGCAAGAAAATAAGATAAACACGTTGTAGTAaaatataaagagagagaaagaaaaataatattagtattttgaGAAGGCGaaaatttattaactttttACCCTAATGCTTGATCTCCATAACTTTTCTATCAAGGGACGAGTTTACAGTGAGCTCAAGTTATGACATATCCTTGCCTAACCAcctgtcacgatccaaaatgaatgtgatgacatttgttttatcccaccaagacaagttaGCCTAAAACTATAAATGCAAAAAACTAAGTCAACTTAATTAAATTCCAAAActtggttgtcacgtgtacaaacCTCTAACGTGTtataacaaaattgaaagaaaatgcaAGTATCCAATGGCCTTATTTCTAGAAtagaataaaatcataaataaggaGAAAGAAGATTCGTTGATATGATAAACAACTACGTCACAAATCTCCACAGGAAACCTCGGATAACGAGTAAGTAGAGAGTATCACGAAGATCCGAGCTAGTAATCTACAAAAATGTGGTAGCAAAGGGTTAGTACCAAACCACatggtactcagcaagtaaacttctaaacacaagctaagggaatAGAATAcgagtactccttacaccccAACAAAACCTTCACAACTACAATCTACATAAAACCAACTCAACCTAACAGTTCACAATTTACATAGCACATAGCTCAACCACAACACTCTAACAATACCATATATCCTTAAAAACAAGCTCAATATttatcaatcacaagttccacagAAAGGCACTCATAATATCAGCAAAACATAATATCAAATTCACTAATGATAAagatgtgcaatgcaatggaatgaaTTATCAAGTgtagtgatgcatgtctgatCTAATGATACAAATCCATTGTCTCTCAGTACGGGACCAATGAGGGACATCTCTATCTATGCATTCGTCGCGGCATGCGACACGACCCTAGGTATATAGTATATATTACAGCGCACGACACGTCCTCGATAATACAATTTGTCACGGCGTGCGATACGTCCCAAAATATAGTATCCGTCACGATGCAAGAAACGTCATTCGAAATGGTACATCTAGGGGTGTGCATCGGTCGGTTCGGttcgattttatgtattatcggttcgttttatcaattttcggtttttaaatatgctaacccaataacaaaccaatatcatatttttatcgattttttatCGTTATCAATTTACCTGTAAGAAAATATccgtaaaatattatatgacttCTCACTTCTCTAAATGTTTTGATATAGTGAAACaagaaagataatgataaattacatcaacaagagaaaacatagttcaaaagcTATAACTATATCACGACCgccaaaatataaaattaaatttcttatgtTAGACCTTTACAAACATGCAAAAGGTACAACCTACAATAACAAACTAAAACCAAAATCAAATAGTCCAGCaagactaaaactaaaactaaaatcaaatagctACAATTGCGAACGTAGTGTGAAGTGGGTAGATtactaataatttgaaatagttATAATGTCtagttatatattaaattactaATATCTAATATTTAGGAAGAGTAAAGTTATAAATTATTATCGTCTTATTTGGTTATCGGTTTATCCAATAACCCAATAGTAAAAATCGATATCGAATCAATAacccaataactttttttataaaccCATAAAAATCCAATAaaccaataacatttttttcaattcgATTTTTGCACACCCCTAGATACATCcactttaatttcttattctcTCTCAGTtaacataacacttgtcacaattATATCTTAGAACACTGCAAGTGACATGTTCACATAAATAATGAAGAGAttgataattttcataataatgcacaattcacaacaacacaattGTGATTCAATATCAACAATGAGTCAATAGGCTTTTCAAACCATTCTTAGCACATCACCCACCAACAATTAATcaccttatttttttattatccccttttcatcattaaaattattcaatatcGACAAGTCAATCCATCACCAAGTCTCATTACTCCCCAGCACATATCACAAGGAAATACATGATTTTATCCACTTAACAAGGATTGAAAAATTCATTTGCCTCAAATAATCGAACAGTCACTCCAGGACTTCAACCTTTCTCTTTCATTGGGTTTTGGGTTGAATTGTCTTTAGATAAAACGAATGTCATCACGTTCATTTTTcagtcgtgacaaaatggtatcgaAGCTCCAAATTCATAGGCCTCACGTATATACAATCCGAGTCTAAGTAGAGTCCGAATGATCGGTACTGAGACGACTGTACttatctttgagaggctatagtgacttttagaaaaaatatttactttttgaaTCTCTATCGTGCATTCTTGGTCCTATTGATTCTTATTGCTTCACTCCGTTCGCTCTCACTTATAGTGATGACTTGTGTGTAGTTCATGTGAGTAGTTTGTGTGTTGTGTATGACTTAAATGTTAGACCTTGTACTAAAGTGAAAGTGATAAAGTTATAAAAAGGATGTGTTGTTAAATTTAGAATGTTCAGCGATTCAAAGATATTGTGTGAGTTTATGATTTGATGATGCACTTTGAGGATAAATAAATGATGAGGCTGGACAATGTTTTGAGGGATTTTATGAACATATTATCTTTTCTTGTTAGTTATCAATAGTAGCGCAAACAATAATTGTGTTGTATAGGCAATATTTGTAGTGGTTCGACAAATTGGTAGTGAAATGATTAAAGAGACGACTACATAATGAACAATGTGACTTTGGAAACTACAGTTAGTAAAATTGTCATAACATATATGGGTTGCTTAGCGAATGATGAGAATGATGTTAAGCTAATTGAGTTGCACTTTTATATATTGAGTGTATAACAAAGAGGTCATGATACGAGTACTATAATGGTACCTCTTcttacttggttagagttatAAAGTGTGTTACTTTTACTATCGACTTGATCTATGAGATAGTTCATATCACTTGGGGTAGAAATGAAGGGGATTTAGTAATGTTTTACAATTATTCAATTGGCAGAAATGTATATGTTATTTGATTATAATCTTCTCAAGgggtatgatgtgttctagtggtggatctaACGAACTTTCATGATATGGTACTAGTGGTATATGAAAATGAATACATCAATTTTCAAGTGCGAATACTAGCTACTTAAGGAGTTATCAGTTTTATCAGATGCTCATATGATTAAATTTGATGTTGCATTCAcgtttgagaaaccaactagtttattactacGTAAGCTTAGGTTAAAACATTGTTTGTAAGAAAAATTATAGTGGTGAATCTTAGATAAGGTATTATTATGTTCAAGTTGTGAAGTATATTTTGAGGACCTAATTGGGGACGGATAATATAAGCCAACAGAAGTGAATTTATATTAAGCTGATAAGTTTATGGGCAAGGAAAATTTTCAACGAGTATATTTGTGTGGAGGcaattataaattttactaAGAAAATGCATATATAAGAACAATTGAGTGAGTCCTTTGGATAATTGACATAGTTGGGTTTAAGGTGTCATGTCGATAGTAAGGTTGACTTTTTGTGGTGATAACAAGAGCTAACTGAGCATGATGGTAATAAGGGTttgtgatgaattgtgattgagatgtaactaaaatatatgataagaaTTGTTAGTTAACTATCTCACCCCAATACTACTTAAACCTACCTCTTTCCTCTTCAAACACACAATGATCAACCTCTCGACTAGAATTTCTACACATCTCATCTTCATGTATATGAATCATCTAAGCCTCCCTACTTTCACATGTCTCAACAAAATCTACCGAATAGCTATCGCCTCCTTGtactaaatttttataattcacACAGTAATGATAAATGGATCTGAATACAAGGAAATATGACcaattcaatttaaattataagaTGAGTAactgacattttttttttcataaacaaatatatttatttaaaatcaaagtGAGCCACAAACATCTCTAACTTggtctattttttatttctcttgaaaaataaaataaaataaaatagagaaaaacaacaaataaaaaaggaaaattagaaAGACCTATTCCTCTCTGCGTTCCATTCATTTTCCTCCATCATCGAGAAGagacaaaggaaaaaaaaaccctaaaacgAGATGATGCTTCGAGTAGCAGGTAGAAGGCTTTCTTCTTCAGCCGCTAGATCTTCATCTAGCTTCTTTACAAGAAGCTCTTTCACCGTTACCGATGATTCGTCTCCGGCCAGATCTCCTTCTCCGTCACTCACCTCTTCGTTTCTCGATCAAATCAGAGGTCA is a genomic window containing:
- the LOC107004644 gene encoding glycine--tRNA ligase, mitochondrial 1-like, translating into MRFVRALNTCAFSLCRRVISKHFLHCSLLKPYIGAHQFSVSGTMAAVADEDSLRRALAQKQSSIDVQGGTVRQLKSSGAAKLDIEAAVQALNALKLEKASIESQLQVALAGAAGGGSSSASRDAFRQAVVNTLERRLFYIPSFKIYRGVAGLYDYGPPGCSVKSNVLSFWRQHFVLEENMLEVDCPCVTPEVVLKASGHVEKFTDLMVKDEKTGTCYRADHLLKDFCKEKLEKDFSLSAEKAAELKHILAVLDDLSAEQLGAKIKEYGITAPDTKNPLSDPYPFNLMFQTSIGPSGVSPGYMRPETAQGIFVNFRDLYYYNGNKLPFAAAQIGQAFRNEISPRQGLLRVREFTLAEIEHFVDPQDKSHPKFSDVAKLEFLMFPRDDQVSGQCAKKLQLGEAVSRGTVNNETLGYFIGRVYLFLTRLGIDKDRMRFRQHLANEMAHYAADCWDAEIESSYGWIECVGIADRSAYDLRAHSEKSSVALVAQEKFSEPREVEKLVITPIKKELGLAFKGNQKMVTEALEAMEEKVAMEMKADLESKGEVEFHVCTLGKNVSIKKNMVSISKEIKKEHQRVFTPSVIEPSFGIGRIIYCLYEHSFYTRPSKAGDEQLNVFSFPPLVAPIKCTVFPLVQNQKYEEVAKLLSKSLTAAGISHKIDITGTSIGKRYARTDELGVPFAITVDSTSSVTVRERDSKDQVRVDVEKVASVVREVTDGLSSWADVLKMYPLHSSETAEE